One window of the Corticium candelabrum chromosome 7, ooCorCand1.1, whole genome shotgun sequence genome contains the following:
- the LOC134182334 gene encoding uncharacterized protein LOC134182334 produces the protein MASSQVSRSERCPVEGCSMLGSVRWLFDHIRHIHSPEDWSRDHITRYNLVQCPMCSHWFIRLNQHLPKCKSRSTTVSSSSQGSLHQSTSSSVSHISEHPGTLTGHRDVTPVPTIPDVPTSCGPNTSSQPCRPMDRESIGWSFIQSISTEELLKSLPPRTVQSIPSKLKSLFQDCCSIPLSQLALDSSDVKAWKLLLLIPKMILTPLGRSGKSHTSGIKARYKLFLEYRWEELLQIWQLSSETVNVKQVNNQRHARQSAIRLVKSGELSRAARILTSKGLAPASDETVAKLSLKHPTRDPNTPVPHSDTCNSMALPASVIINVIKKSPRGSGAGPSGWKFEHLRNLLDNAVTQDALVRVLSSIAEGNLPNLVTTWLSASRLIALPKSSGDVRPIAIGEVLRRVSAKAICHHLKSEFSAYFAPLQHGVSTPGGSELVTHHIQLLLESRPDWVFVKTDIKNAFNTIKRSSLHKEVLSKFPAILAHFEQMYGNSSPLVYVKGKETVIISSEEGVHQGDPLGPVLFALGIHPTITKIQADYPEIVVLAYLDDIFLLGNEGPVLDSFANLKLSLAEESGLLIADQKCQIYSPGSTEILAPFPRAVEGSVLLGTPIGRFDFVASQCIEFAKSGSLLCQEIVSLDDPQSSMLLLRHCHTTRMNHLTRTVPPSLLKSAVSPIHLRLNGRKPSCP, from the exons ATGGCCTCATCACAAGTGTCACGTAGCGAAAGATGCCCCGTCGAAGGTTGCTCGATGTTGGGATCGGTTCGTTGGCTATTTGATCACATTCGACACATTCATAGTCCTGAggattggtcacgtgatcatatCACTCGCTACAACTTGGTCCAATGTCCGATGTGTTCTCACTGGTTTATTAGACTAAACCAGCATTTACCCAAATGTAAGTCTCGCTCGACGACCGTCTCCAGTTCTAGCCAGGGTTCATTACATCAATCTACTTCGAGTTCGGTGTCTCATATCAGCGAACATCCGGGCACTCTGACAGGTCACCGTGACGTCACTCCTGTACCTACCATCCCGGATGTTCCTACTTCTTGCGGTCCAAACACATCCAGTCAACCTTGTCGCCCTATGGATCGTGAATCTATCGGCTGGAGCTTCATCCAATCAATATCTACGGAGGAATTGTTGAAGAGCCTACCACCTAGAACAGTCCAAAGCATCCCATCCAAGCTGAAGTCTCTTTTTCAAGACTGCTGTTCTATCCCACTTAGTCAACTTGCCTTAGATTCATCAGATGTCAAAGCTTGGAAATTGTTACTTCTTATTCCCAAGATGATTCTTACTCCACTTGGCAGATCTGGTAAATCCCATACAAGTGGTATCAAAGCAAGGTACAAACTTTTTCTGGAATATCGATGGGAAGAATTACTCCAGATTTGGCAACTATCGTCTGAGACAGTTAATGTTAAGCAGGTAAACAATCAACGTCATGCCCGGCAATCAGCCATTCGTCTTGTGAAAAGTGGcgagttgtcaagagctgctCGAATATTAACCAGCAAAGGCCTGGCACCTGCTAGTGATGAAACAGTGGCCAAACTATCTCTCAAACACCCTACACGAGATCCCAACACCCCTGTTCCACACTCTGATACCTGCAATTCAATGGCTTTGCCAGCTTCAGTCATTATCAACGTCATTAAAAAGTCCCCTCGAGGTTCTGGAGCAGGCCCTTCGGGCTGGAAGTTTGAACACCTCCGAAATCTTCTAGATAACGCTGTGACCCAGGACGCCTTAGTCAGAGTTCTCTCATCCATTGCTGAAGGAAATCTTCCAAACCTTGTCACTACCTGGCTGTCTGCTTCCCGATTGATTGCCTTGCCCAAAAGCAGTGGTGATGTTCGACCTATAGCCATTGGCGAGGTTCTCCGCCGAGTCTCAGCTAAGGCTATCTGTCATCACTTGAAATCTGAGTTCTCTGCCTACTTTGCTCCCTTGCAGCATGGGGTTTCAACTCCTGGTGGCTCTGAGTTGGTAACACACCATATTCAATTACTTCTGGAAAGCAGACCGGATTGGGTGTTCGTTAAAACTGACATAAAGAATGCCTTTAACACCATCAAGAGGTCTTCTTTGCACAAGGAAGTTTTATCAAAATTTCCAGCCATCTTGGCCCATTTTGAGCAAATGTATGGAAATTCCAGCCCTCTCGTGTATGTCAAGGGAAAGGAAACGGTGATCATATCTTCTGAAGAAGGTGTGCACCAAGGTGACCCCCTGGGGCCTGTCCTATTTGCCTTAGGAATTCACCCTACAAtcaccaaaattcaagctgacTACCCGGAAATAGTAGTCTTAGCCTACCTGGATGACATCTTTTTGCTCGGCAATGAGGGGCCTGTACTTGATTCCTTTGCTAATCTGAAGCTTTCATTGGCTGAAGAATCTGGTTTACTGATTGCTGATCAAAAGTGTCAAATCTACTCTCCAGGGTCCACTGAAATTTTGGCTCCTTTTCCCAGAGCCGTGGAAGGATCTGTGTTACTGGGGACACCCATTGGGAGATTCGACTTTGTTGCATCACAGTGCATCGAGTTCGCCAAGTCAGGCAGCTTGCTTTGCCAAGAGATTGTGTCGCTGGATGACCCTCAGAGCTCCATGCTCCTTTTGAGGCACTGCCACACAACTCGCATGAATCATTTGACAAGAACAGTTCCTCCTTCCTTACTCAAGTCTGCG GTGTCACCAATACATCTGAGGCTCAATGGTCGCAAGCCATCCTGCCCATAA
- the LOC134182249 gene encoding uncharacterized protein LOC134182249, producing MTSVEKISPASFLAGWVHSSAILPKRFSYIWESSQSILDNLGATGQNLKEAKQHIDSLLAGTPSTLGGVCFTDLTDQPIKLQHRITDELSTTSLQHLLDQSQDQHQAARLRSIQGPGCGSWLEAAPSSDKLAFKPSEFRLAALLRLGCPMPFKSLAPICECGKEADDYGYHFLTCKHGGGPVWQHDSVVAGWCECLKEVGLHHRKEVRDRYTNNSNRPDIVVFDAGDGSNIDLDISLSHPWSCEAFPRSSSESGCAASRREEKKKAKYLKDLLPGGSTPNFAPLVFEHFGHWGNTATDYLNTLSLRSRDSDGKCNKAEFRSYWRKKLSVILQRCNAKVLLKKIDRLHLQSSSADIALDCELQSSIH from the coding sequence ATGACTTCAGTCGAAAAAATTTCACCTGCATCTTTCCTAGCAGGTTGGGTACACTCATCAGCAATACTGCCGAAAAGATTCTCATATATCTGGGAAAGCTCACAGTCAATATTAGACAATCTGGGCGCAACTGGACAGAATCTAAAAGAAGCTAAGCAGCATATCGATTCTCTCTTGGCGGGCACGCCAAGCACCCTTGGAGGGGTTTGCTTCACTGACTTAACCGATCAGCCCATCAAGCTACAACATCGCATCACGGACGAGTTATCTACAACTAGTCTTCAACACCTTCTGGATCAATCTCAGGATCAACATCAGGCTGCTCGTCTAAGGTCGAttcaaggtcctggatgtggCTCATGGCTAGAGGCAGCACCTTCCTCAGATAAGCTTGCATTTAAGCCTTCCGAATTTCGGTTAGCGGCTCTTCTGAGGCTGGGATGCCCAATGCCCTTCAAGTCCCTGGCACCTATTTGTGAGTGTGGGAAAGAAGCAGATGATTATGGATACCATTTCTTGACCTGCAAACACGGGGGTGGACCTGTATGGCAACATGACAGTGTCGTAGCAGGCTGGTGCGAGTGCCTCAAGGAGGTGGGTCTTCACCACAGAAAAGAAGTGCGAGACaggtacacaaacaatagtaaTCGACCGGACATTGTGGTTTTCGATGCTGGAGATGGTTCTAACATTGACCTTGATATTTCACTCTCCCACCCTTGGAGCTGCGAAGCTTTTCCCAGGTCGAGTAGTGAAAGTGGATGTGCTGCatccagaagagaagaaaagaagaaggcCAAATACTTAAAAGATCTTTTACCTGGAGGTTCCACCCCTAACTTTGCGCcgttagtctttgaacatttcggTCACTGGGGGAATACTGCGACAGACTACCTGAACACTTTGTCATTGCGATCAAGGGACAGCGACGGAAAATGCAACAAGGCTGAATTCCGTTCCTACTGGAGAAAAAAATTGAGTGTAATcctacagagatgcaatgctaaagtcttgctgaagaagattgacagacttCATTTACAAAGTTCTAGTGCTGATATAGCTTTAGACTGCGAACTTCAAAGTAGCATTCATTAG
- the LOC134182131 gene encoding MAM and LDL-receptor class A domain-containing protein 2-like, with amino-acid sequence MKQNNITMHVEFSAEVGNGKYFALDDIKYLQCADAEKCTFAMDKCFWNNKHDSKLQWQVKQFSNTPFHHALVANISDPVFITASIGKVSASFEGPITYTSEHLCFIRVSYSFAPSQSALKLRFLNNSKLVPISVQPSLSKLSVEYFVQYGFLSFVNLEAQWTKDVGSFIVYSLQYLRCHYSSFESMSKWHDVSPSQHSNWSIIHVSENNTSLMPPVDHTYGEHQAGTYALATGVSGFDAVGTFGTMLWSNVCGLRFWYFVSEGVARLEFYVYNTSGVLVTTFDEKVSGVTERWLFAEMAVGYDLFGSEIEVVASSANGNSFSVAVDDIEFTECADFLSCSFERDLCFWSNADDFSTALSWTRWRGPSPIVNSTLVSDHTRGTPRGHYLLLLPVYNNFSSPFNATAVLQGLPLSTKSDVCGIEFWYHVTSSGESVVLQVSLESESDQRIIWEYDSSDDEDMMWREVTEMFVLHDVSHVQFMARSSDYLRTTIALDDVRYLECEGDSGMDIPTASELPSWVSSSITTLTTDHSTSVTSAHATTPVVVTTSREARSASLRETHPTRLQSSTETPSISHETKQQPTASTSNTKKPAARGKKSSGSGMSTAAIAGGAVGGVIAILLIIIIVILLTRYHKNEQHKNKNTSNKDQLTTIHNPAYNPTNISRNASHYALVSNIQHSDGVYAEVDGGKNKCDMSANPLYQHSSCGDQEYSTIDETSRSGGARESVNILYDSSDKPQHQRKSKSSENVLYQSSYDQLQHGEKEWKDAAPNDSPPRTTNSAVNQADGSETD; translated from the exons ATGAAGCAAAACAATATTACAATGCACGTGGAATTTAGTGCAGAAGTGGGAAACGGAAAATATTTTGCACTGGATGATATAAAGTATCTTCAGTGTGCAG ATGCTGAAAAGTGTACATTTGCTATGGACAAATGCTTCTGGAATAACAAACATGACAGCAAGTTGCAGTGGCAAGTCAAACAATTTTCAAATACGCCATTCCACCACGCTTTAGTTGCAAACATTTCAGACCCAGTGTTTATTACTGCATCTATTGGAAAAGTTAGCGCCAGCTTTGAGGGACCAATCACATACACCAGTGAACACCTTTGTTTTATACGAGTCTCATACTCATTTGCACCATCACAGTCTGCTTTGAAGCTACGCTTCTTGAACAATTCAAAATTAGTGCCAATTTCTGTTCAACCGAGTTTGAGTAAATTGTCAGTCGAATATTTTGTTCAATATGGCTTTTTGAGTTTCGTTAATCTTGAAGCTCAATGGACCAAAGATGTTGGATCATTTATTGTATACAGTTTGCAGTATCTTCGTTGCCATT ATTCATCATTTGAGAGCATGTCAAAGTGGCATGATGTGTCACCATCACAACACTCTAACTGGTCAATCATTCATGTTTCTGAAAACAACACGTCGTTGATGCCACCAGTTGATCACACGTATGGAGAACACCAAGCAGGGACTTATGCTCTTGCCACAGGAGTATCAGGTTTTGATGCTGTTGGAACTTTTGGCACTATGTTATGGTCAAATGTATGTGGACTACGTTTCTGGTATTTTGTGTCTGAGGGTGTTGCTCGGTTGGAGTTTTATGTTTATAATACGTCTGGGGTGCTTGTTACTACTTTTGATGAAAAAGTCAGTGGAGTGACAGAACGATGGCTGTTTGCAGAAATGGCTGTTGGATATGATTTGTTTGGATCAGAGATTGAAGTAGTGGCATCTTCTGCAAATGGGAATTCATTCTCGGTTGCTGTAGATGATATAGAATTTACTGAATGTGCTG ATTTTCTTTCCTGTTCATTTGAAAGAGATCTCTGCTTTTGGAGTAATGCTGATGATTTCTCTACTGCTTTATCTTGGACTCGCTGGCGTGGACCGTCTCCAATTGTTAACTCTACTTTGGTATCAGACCATACACGTGGAACTCCACGTGGACATTATCTATTGCTGCTTCCTGTTTACAACAATTTCTCATCACCTTTCAATGCCACTGCAGTTCTGCAAGGTTTACCTCTCAGCACGAAGTCAGACGTTTGTGGCATTGAGttttggtatcacgtgacgtCGTCAGGAGAGTCAGTTGTACTACAGGTCAGTCTAGAGAGTGAATCAGACCAACGGATCATTTGGGAATATGACAGTTCTGATGATGAGGATATGATGTGGAGAGAAGTGACGGAGATGTTTGTATTGCATGATGTAAGTCATGTGCAGTTCATGGCGAGAAGCAGCGATTACCTTAGAACAACTATTGCTCTTGACGACGTCAGATACTTGGAATGTGAAG GTGATTCAGGAATGGACATTCCTACAGCATCAG AATTACCTTCTTGGGTTTCATCTTCAATTACAACTTTGACTACTGATCATTCTACTTCTGTCACATCTGCACATGCCACCACTCCAGTTGTAGTTACAACTTCAAGAGAAGCACGTTCTGCATCTTTAAGAGAGACACATCCTACTCGTCTGCAATCGTCTACTGAGACACCCTCTATATCTcatgaaacaaaacaacaacctACAGCCAG CACTTCTAACACTAAGAAGCCTGCTGCTCGTGGCAAGAAATCTAGTGGCAGtggcatgtctacagcagcaattgcAGGTGGAGCTGTTGGTGGTGTCATTGCTATTCTCTTGATAATCATTATCGTCATTCTACTTACTCGATATCACAAAAATGagcaacacaaaaacaa AAATACCTCAAACAAGGACCAACTAACAACCATCCACAATCCAGCTTATAATCCCACCAATATATCACG CAATGCATCTCATTATGCTCTTGTGTCTAACATACAACACAGTGATGGTGTATATGCTGAAGTAGATGGAGGGAAGAACAAATG TGATATGTCAGCGAATCCTCTTTATCAACATAGCAG TTGTGGCGATCAGGAATATTCGACAATTGATGAGACTAGCAG GAGTGGGGGTGCTCGTGAATCAGTGAATATCTTATACGATTCAAGCGATAAACC GCAACATCAACGCAAGAGCAAATCATCAGAGAACGTTTTGTACCAATCATCATATGACCA GCTTCAACATGGAGAGAAGGAATGGAAGGATGCAGCTCCTAATGACTCACCACCTAGAACCACGAATTCTGCTGTTAACCAAGCAGACGGGAGTGAGACAGACTAG
- the LOC134182387 gene encoding phosphatidylglycerophosphatase and protein-tyrosine phosphatase 1-like, which translates to MFLYWLLARLLYFPSLLWNIVRQGGNRRWYDRIDNFVLLGALPLRRHADELVEKHNIKGVISVNESYETRFFTFSPEEWASRGVEYIRLDVREYFYAPSLLQISTALNMIERLKKMDHNVYVHCKAGRGRSATLVACYLMKDQKLNPQEAVDLLKAKRPQVKLGKFQWEAIREFYRQENEHGKWEYGK; encoded by the exons ATGTTTCTGTATTGGCTGCTTGCTCGTCTTCTCTACTTTCCATCTCTTCTCTGGAATATCGTTCGTCAAGGTGGAAACAGAAGATGGTATGATCGCATCGATAACTTCGTTCTGTTAGGAGCGCTGCCGCTCAGACGTCACGCCGACGAG CTTGTAGAGAAGCACAATATTAAGGGCGTCATATCTGTAAACGAATCATATGAAACTCGTTTCTTTACCTTCTCACCGGAA GAATGGGCATCACGTGGAGTTGAATACATACGACTCGATGTCAGAGAATACTTTTACGCACCTTCACTTCTTCAGATATCAACTGCTCTGAACATGATAGAAAGACTGAAGAAAATGGATCACAACGTGTATGTTCACTGTAAAGCAGGAAGAGGACGAAGTGCAACACTCGTGGCGTGTTATCTCATGAAG GATCAAAAGTTAAATCCTCAAGAGGCAGTGGATTTGTTGAAGGCAAAACGTCCACAGGTGAAGCTGGGGAAGTTCCAATGGGAAGCAATTAGGGAGTTTTatagacaagaaaatgagCATGGAAAATGGGAATATGGAAAATAA